Proteins from a genomic interval of Trichoderma breve strain T069 chromosome 2, whole genome shotgun sequence:
- a CDS encoding WSC domain-containing protein, which translates to MRSALMMSLGAQLALGYFTNSSEPLQNKLDVHPLLIGDFRLFGCVASTAGFPNFKKVASTNLMNLDFCAASCPGKFFGTSNRDCYCGDELDFETAGKIDEDLCNTPCPGDKHQTCGGLDAARRLALEKQEPRSVVLSLYVRIHDEEHHDDHEYEHDDHEYKHDDHEYHHNETEYHHDDHEYHNDGHQWNNTYGTKPTRPHHTFTSTITSTRTSTITSCPSWVEHCPVGHKTTEVVTVTTELCPKPEWHKKKIVCYGGHCAPEEPCREEHCEHHRVICNGDDCYPEVCTDKDEWHKLVICDGKDCRYHQCSGEECNSKIVCYDGKCAKETCYGEECHKKFVCKDFECGHEHCNGDNCHKYEVCNGSGADCKPCPPCNGAGCPVPPPPAPRPQPPAPTHDHPSPPNPPVHPTTGHGWPHPTQPPVVAGSTKLGATVLTVLLSFIFFL; encoded by the exons ATGCGTTCggctttgatgatgagcctCGGCGCCCAGCTCGCCTTGGGCTACTTCACGAACTCCTCGGAGCCTCTGCAAAACAAACTCGATGTTCACCCGCTGCTTATTGGCGACTTCAGGCTTTTTGGATGTGTGGCATCCACGGCTGGCTTTCCCAACTTCAAGAAGGTTGCTTCTACGAATCTCATGAACCTGGACTTTTGTGCAGCTAGCTGCCCTGGCAAGTTCTTTGGCACTTCCAACAG AGATTGTTATTGTGGAGATGAGCTTGATTTTGAAACTGCAGGCAAGATTGACGAGGATCTGTGCAACACTCCTTGTCCGGGAGACAAGCATCAGACCTGCGGTGGTCTCGACGCTGCTCGTCGCCTAGCTCTAGAGAAACAGGAACCTCGGTCTGTTGTCTTGAGTTTATACGTCAGAATTCATGATGAGGAGCACCATGATGACCACGAGTATGAACACGACGACCACGAGTACAAGCACGACGACCATGAATATCACCACAACGAGACTGAGTACCATCACGACGATCATGAGTATCACAACGACGGCCATCAGTGGAACAATACTTATGGAACTAAGCCCACTCGCCCTCACCATACCTTCACAAGCACCATCACGAGCACCAGGACTAGCACCATCACATCTTGCCCGTCTTGGGTCGAGCACTGCCCCGTCGGCCACAAGACTACGGAAGTTGTGACTGTCACCACTGAGCTCTGCCCCAAGCCCGAATggcacaagaagaagattgtaTGCTACGGCGGCCACTGTGCCCCCGAGGAACCCTGCCGTGAAGAGCACTGCGAGCACCACCGCGTCATCTGCAACGGGGATGACTGCTATCCCGAGGTCTGCACCGACAAGGATGAGTGGCATAAGCTGGTCATCTGCGATGGCAAGGATTGCCGCTACCACCAGTGCTCCGGCGAGGAGTGCAACTCCAAGATTGTCTGCTACGACGGCAAGTGTGCCAAGGAGACATGCTACGGCGAGGAATGCCACAAGAAGTTCGTCTGCAAGGACTTCGAGTGCGGCCACGAGCACTGCAACGGGGATAATTGCCACAAGTATGAAGTCTGCAATGGATCCGGCGCGGACTGCAAACCTTGCCCCCCTTGCAACGGCGCAGGCTGCcctgttcctcctcctcctgcgcCCAGACCTCAGCCTCCTGCTCCCACGCATGACCATCCCAGCCCGCCTAACCCTCCTGTTCACCCTACCACTGGTCACGGCTGGCCTCACCCGACCCAGCCTCCCGTTGTTGCCGGCTCGACAAAGCTGGGCGCTACAGTTTTAACTGTCTTgctgagcttcatcttcttcctgtAA